The Spirulina subsalsa PCC 9445 region ACCTCAGTAGCACAGCCAACAGTAGTGACTAGGTTACTGGTACATCTTTCAAAGAAGATTCGTACCTGTTGATGATAGCGGTCTTTAGCACTGTAGTAAGCGACTAGAATTCCACTATCTACAAGAATTACAGGATAGTAGGTCATTGCAAATCGTATTGAGGATGTTTCTTTTGCAAATAATCAGCGATCGCCTTTTTGCGAGTAGCCCTTTCGGACAGATCCGGCGGCGCATCTTCTAACAGATGTTCAGGATGTCCGCCCAATCTTTCGACAATCGTTTGGCGGGGTTGTAAACTCAACCAGCGTTCTTTAACCAACCGTTTAATCAATTCATCGCTGGTCGTTTTTTCCTTGACTAAAATTTCCACTAAACGGGCTTCGGTTTCGGGGTCTAGTTGTATGTTCAGCATGAATCCCTCTGATTTGTGATTAATATCTAATTATACCTGATTGACGCCAACTCATCCTTAAACTGATTTAACTTGAGGAGGGGCTAAAGGGGTGATTACTATTGTAGCCAAGTTGCCAGAAACCGGGTTTCTTTGAGAAAGGGTTTTCTTTGGTTGGGTTTTACTCTTTCTGGATTTCCAGTTTAGCGAAGTGTTCTTGCACGAGGCGATGGATGAAGCGGTAGCGATCGCCTTTTATCTGTCCAAGTTTTGCAACCACTGGAGGAGATTGGCAATCAAATCCGGGTCGCTTTCTAGGAATTGCGGGAGTCGGCACTCCGGGAGGGGTTGGGGGACAATCACGGCAATGGGGGGATGGCTAAACCGGGCGAGTTGATTGAGGACGGCGATATCAAAGCCTTGGGGGGTGGGTCGGTGGGTTCTTCGTAGAGGATGAGAGAAATCGTGATTTCCCTTTGGTGGGTTTCGGTAGCGAGGGGTTGGGTATAGCCACAGCGAAACCCAACATTTTACCGTTCACTAAGTGACTGATTCTTGATATCAAAAAACCCTAATCCTGCTCAACAGCCCGCAGTTTCGCTTGCGCTGCCCCAAAAAAATCTGGATCCGATCAACTATTAGCGAATGGGATCCAGATTTATGTTGTCCTTATAATAGGTGATCTGTCAGTTGTATTTTAGAAAAACGAACAGTGGTTACAGTCACATGAACAATATTGGACTCGCTGACATCCGCGCTCGCCACAGCCAGAAGCTGAGTCAAAAAATAAATTTGACCTAAAGTCCATATCCACTTCTATTTCCACAACATTGCCAAAGTTCTTGAGATTAATATCAGGAGGAAATGCTGAGGCAATTTTCGACGATTTTTTACGAGAGTAATTGTTGTATTTTGAGGTTTTCATTTTGGGTTAATTCTCCTTAAAATTAATAGGGTCTACAACAAGCTTTTGACTTAATACATAACGACCTATTTCCCGAATAGAGTTGCAGTCCGACTTATCATCAATTCGTCTATCTGGACAGTCCCCTGCACATTGATACTTGCAAAAACAATCAGTACATTCAGGATAGTTTAGGACGTTCATGCGCCGGAGGTTAGCAACTTTTTTCTGATCCAAAACTATGGTTTGGGTATCTTTATTGAAATATCCAAAGACAAACTCATCCGGTGCATTATCTCTAGCACACGCTATCACATCTCCATTGATAGAAACCGTCCAGTTGGGAATACCAACGTTTGAACAAAAAACTGGTCTAATCATATCGTATTCAGTGGATGCAGCATTTAAAACATATACGGGTTTGTTTTCTGCATATTTTAATGCTTCTACAATCATCCGCCCAAATACTTCTTTGTCAGGTGGTTCAACCAATGGATCTTTATGCTGGAGTGCAGAAGTGTTGAATGTTAGTAAAAAACTTGACAAAAAGCCCCTATTGTTTTAAAATAGGGGCTTACTTTTTTAAAAAAACTAATCCCTTGATTCTATCCAACTTTCCTCAAATTGTCAAACAATGCCTCGGTCATTTGCCTCAAGATGACTATCCCGTCTTAAATACTTTTAAATTCGTTTCCATTTGGCTTGAATTTGTTCTTGACCAGAGTCAAACCAGTATGAGAAGTCTCTTCAAGAGGCTTAATATTATGGGGGAGTCTGTTGATATTTCCACCTTTTCTAAAGCCAGTAAGTATCGCGATCCTCAAATTTTTTATCAATTGTGGGTTCATCTAACACAACAGTTTCTTAAACAGAATAAGGTTCCATCCAATCAGCTACAACTTTTTCCCTTAGATTCAACCATTGTCACTCTCACCAGTAAGTTACTCTGGCATCAAGAAGTTCACCNAAGTCAGCTTTTTGCGGGTCTAAATCTCTTCACCGGGATTCCAGGCGGACTCTTCCTTCATTTTGGTCAAGGTCATGACTATAATTATGGCGATACACCCCTAGAATCAATTCCAGCTAATGGCGTTTGAATAAATGGATAGAGGCTTTTTTAGCCTAATTCAAAATTGCCCTGTTACAAAAGTAAAGGGATCGTTATTTGGTCCTGAGAATTAGGGAACAATGTCACTTTAACTTTCCTAGATAATGGCATTTGTTTACTAGGCCCAAGGTCGCGAACAAATTGAAGCTAGAGTCGTGAGTTTTAGCGACTTAGAGAAAAAGACTGAGTTTCGATTAGTAACGAACTTACCCGAGACGGGAGAAGGAGGAGTTAGCTCAGAAGAAATTGCCGAGTTTTATCGTTTGCGTTGGTCAATTGAGTTGCTTTGGAAATTTTTAAAGATGCACCTCAAATTAGATCGCCTCATCCCTAAAAATATCAACGGAATTGAAATCCAGATTTATAGTTGTCTGATTGCCTATTTACTTCTAAATATGCTCAAGATACCGACAGAGTTCGGTAAATCTTTATTGGATAAATTGCGATATTTACAGGCGTTTATGTGTCAAAAAATTAGCTATGTACACTGGTTTAGAGAGCTAGTGCCACCTGGTTAAATTTACCCCTTAACAGGGTTAGTGTGTCCATTTGTACTTAGTTCATAAGTACCGATTCAACACTTCTGGCTGGAGTGCTCTCCCGAAAGGATTGAGACTCTCAATACCTATCGACCTCCCGGGAAATTCTTCAGCAATTAAGTCAATAATTTCAAAAAGGTGGGGAAGGCTGAATGAACTCACCGTAGCGCGGAAAGCGAATGGAAATTGTCTATTGTAGAAGTATTTTGCAGTTTCAAATACCTGCTGAAATGATCCATTACCATTTGGTAATGGTCGATGTCTATTCTGAATAAATGCAGGCCCATCGAATGAAAGACTAACACTGGTGAAGTTTTCGACAATAAATTGACGAACTTCATCTCCATAAAAACCATTGGTTGGCATGGCAAACCCAACTTTTATCCCTCTAGAATCGGCAATTTTTTTTGCTTTTTCTATGGTATATTGTAAAAGTGGTAATGCGTAAGTAGGTTCACCTCCACCATGAAAATTAACTGAAATCACATCTGGGGAACCAATGAAGTTGAAATAGCTAGTCAACACCGCATCAACTACTTCTTTGCTCATGGATGCTTGTTTATGCTTTTCCCCCGCTGAAGCATGACAGTACACACAGCGCAAAGTACAATTGTCTGTAATGGCAATTGCCAACTCAGGTACGGCATTATGTAAATTATCTAAGATGTCGGACATCTTCAGGAGAGGTTGATTTTTCAATCGTTCTATGAAGGTTGCTTTGAGCAGTGTATCTTCTGTCGAAGAAATAACCTCACCTATCTCTTCCGGTACTTGTGCTAAATAGCTTCTCAGGGGAGCATAGATAATACACTTTCCTTGATTATAGGAGTGCTTCAAAACAAAAACTTCTTCGTCTGCTATTTTCATTCTTCTTAGCCTCGTTTCAGATGGATACATTATGAATTGATTGTATCAATCTATGCAACACGGAAAAAATCGGAAAAAATCGGAAAAACCCTGGAAAAATGTTAAGAAATGTTAAAAAATGTTAAAATAGCGAATCATTAGGGATAATAATGGATCAGTAAAGATTGAGGAGCCAACCTGAACACATGAAATGGGAAGCAGTGTTGAAGTCAATTGATCAGTTAGTCTTTGAAAAAACTGGGAAACACCTTGACAGTCTGCAACTTGAAATTTTAAAGGGAGTCATCAACAGTCAGAAATACTCAGAGATCGCAGAAAATTACGGATGTACCACAGGTCATGCTACCGATCAGGGATATAAACTCTGGCAAATCCTATCAGAGGTTTTAGGAGAAGATCTACATAAGTCTAATTTTTGTGCTACAGTTGAACGGTTGGGAATTGCCAATTCTAACTCTATGTTAGTCAATCCAGTTCGAATTGGTCATTTGAATCTTTGCTCTAATTCAGAAAAGGGGGAATCAGAAGAATCTGATTTATTTACTCCTGATTCAAATCATCAAAAAACACAAACTGATGATTCGATGATTAAGGATATTCAACTTGAAACTAAATTAAAGACTATCCCTAAATTAATAAAAATAGGTTTGACAGCCCCACAAATTTCAGAAACTCTTGATTTGTCATTAAATAAAGTACAGCATATTACAAATCAATTACAGCAAAAAATCAACTAGATTAGCTTTTTGCATGGCAAGATTTTCATTCAATAAACAATCCTCTAAAACTAACTACTAATATGACAAATAAATCTTGTGTTATATTAATTTTGAAATATTGAGTATTTTATGCTCAATATCTCAAAATTAATCAAGGTAATCGGCCCAGACAAAAGGTGTGATTGCCTCTTGATTGCCTTGGTCGATTTGACCTAAATTATGATCCGCTTCTTTACGAGAATATTCATTGGGCCACTTCTCAAGAACCTTAATCAATTCTGAAATCGCCAAGTGCCTAATTGTTTCAGGGTTCGCCTTTATAGCTGCTTCTTCAATCAGATCGAGAAAATCTTTCCATTTTTGCTTTTTAAGATTCAAATCAACAAACCTCCACTTCCCCATCGGCGTAATAATTTCATCTGCTAAAAAACAGACGTTAAACTCATTAATTCCGGTTCCTGCCAGCCGATAGGCTTGATATCCATAAAAATCTCTGACCCCATCCTTAAACTCAACCAACGCCCGAATAAACCCCTCCTTCTCCTCATCCTCAACATCACCACGCCCCAACCAACACAAAATCACCTGCTTCCACTGCGGTTCAAAAATCCGATACCGCTTCCCCGCCACCGGACAATTCACATGATCCTTCGGCAGAAAATAATCCCAATCCTTCACCGCCAACGCCGCAAAATACTCCTGAAACGTCGCATGATAAAAAGCAAAAATCGCATCGCCGCGCCCATCTCTGCCCACCCGATTTAACCAGCCCAACCGCAACGCCAAATAACCCAAGGAAGTCCGATCCGATTCCTGCCCTAGATGCTGTTCCACCAAAGCCTGTGATAACCGAAATCGCTCCTGGGGCAAATTCAGCGCCGCCTTTGCCAGTTCCCCCAATTGCTGATTCAAATCCTGCTTTAATTTCGTGGTAGTCGTGCCACAACGTTCGGCATGGTTTTCCAACTCATGCCAATTCTGATTCCAACCATAAATCTTTCGCAGGTAACGGTCATATAACTCCGCCTGAGTTTCCGGCAACGATGACCCATCCCAAGTCATGCAGAGCAAGGTCAAACGCAAGGGATTTCGGACCAAATCAAGGAGGTGTTCCCGTCCCGGTTCATGGAGGGCGGCAATTAGAGCATCGGCAGGAGTTGGGGTTGAATTTGTCATGGCATTTTTGTTTGAGCAATCAAAAGCTAATCACTAAAGCATTGTTTATCGTCCCGGTAATGAGCGATCGCATCCCCCCCTCGATTGGCTCATTCGGAAAACATCTCAGCCAAGGTGTCGAGAACTCCGCTTTGCTCATCTGGACTAATTTGACCCAGTTTTTTGACCAATCGAGTTTTATCAATGGTGCGGATTTGATCCAGAACAATTTGCCCTTCCTTACCCTGAAACTGGCAGGAAATTCGCGTCGGGTAGGCTTTCCCTTTTGTCGTCATTGGTGCAATGATCACCGTGGCAATATGGCGGTTCATTTCATCCGGTGAGATGATCACACAGGGTCGTGTTTTCTGAATTTCACTGCCAATTGTAGGGTCAAGATTAACCAAAAAAACATCGAAACGCTTGGCTACCACTCCCATTCACTTTGCTCCCAATCGGTACTGTTGACTCGATCAAGAAGAACATCATCTTGTTCTTTCGCCATTGCTGCAAAGGCTTGATCCCAGCCGTTGCGTAACCGTCGTGCGGTGCGAATCGTGAGATGATCGCCCTCCACTTCAATTTCAACATCTGTCTGAATACCGCTTTGCTCTAAGAGTAGTTTAGGAATACGCACACCTTGGGAGTTGCCAATTTTAACAATTCGGGTTCTAATCACTGTACTCATACTTAGATGATCTCAAAAGCAGATGTGATTACATTGTAGATACCCTTGAAAGGGTCGTCAAGGGTTGCTCGATGTTCAATCCTAAGATTTCAAGGAGAATCAAGATCGAATCACTGTTCTCGATCGCTCTGGGCAAAGAATCGCCGGATAAAGGTTTCCATTTGATCCGTCTCAAAGGGTAAATTCCGATAGACATCAAACCCCGAAAAGGCATTTTGATCGGCTTCCCAGACATTCACCCGACAGGTAATAATCGCCCGTCCTAACCCCACCCACCCGGTTAATAACTGGGACACATGGGGCCGTTCAATCCGGGCAACCATTTCATCCAAGCCATCCATCAATAACCAGAGATGCTCTTTATGGTCTTGGAGAGAGGCGATCGCCCCTTCAACTCCCGCCAATTTCAACCATTTTTCTTGCAGATAATCCACCAGAGTCGGTTCCGTAAATTGTGCCAACTCAATCCAAATCGGGATGCCGAGATGTTCTGCCAATATCCAATCGGCGATCGCCTGTAACCGCGTCGTTTTTCCTGACCCCGGTTCCCCAATCACCGCAATCCGTCGCCCCTGACTTTGGGGACTTTTCCCCTGCCGCAAAACCTGATTAAAAAACTCATCCTCGGCGATGGGAGTCATTCTCTCTTCTTCCCGCTCTTGCTCTGGATTTTCCAAACTTTGCCCCGGTTTCCGTTGCTGAGTTTGGCGACGCTCAACCAATGCCAACGGCACATAGACATCCACCCGCTTAAATGCCGGATTAGCGGTTAATGCCTGTCGGTTAGCCAGCATTAACTCGGCAATGGGTCGCCATTCTGCTAAGGAAAGATGGGGGTTAGCGGCATCAAAATGCGATCGAATTTCTGCCACCAAACTTTCGAGGGTGCTTTCCAGTCCTTGCAACAACTGAGTGATCTGGGTTTCCATCACCCCCAACCGCTGACAGACTTCCGCAAAACCGGACTCAATCCCACGGGAAATATCCCTAAAAAACTCCTGCTGCTGGGTAACACTTCCCCGTAACTGGGTTTCCAACTCCTGAAACTGTTGCAGGATTTGGCTGAACTCCCCAACATTGCCCGCCCCTGTATTGGCTTGCAGTTGCCTCAGTTGTGCCTGCATTCCCGTCAGCAACTGCAACGTTAACCCCGCCCATGCTTTCCCATCCTTGGCAAAGTCTTCCTTGAGGGTTTCTCGCAAGGCTTTGGGGAAGGTTGTATGGAGTAAATCCGCGACTTGTTGACGCACCTCCGAGGGAATGGGAAAGCCACCCCCTTTACAGGCTGCCATGTTGAGGCGGATGAAGATATCACCCCATTCTGTAGGGGTGAGGTTGCCTTGTTGGGTGAGTTGGTATTCTTGGGGGGTGAGGAATTGGTCGAGTTGGGCTTCTCGTAGTTCAGGGTAACATTGCTGGGTGAGTTCCTGTTGGGCGATCGCGACCCAGTTATCCTTAGCTTGGGCGGCGATTTTTTCGAGATGTTGGCGGGTTTTGCCACGCTGTGATTTGGCGGCGAGAGTGATGACGGCAGCTATGGCTTTCCCCACCGCCTTCGTTAAATCCTGATTTTCTAGGGAAACTCCCCCCTCTCCTCCATCGAGTAACGCATCAAGAGCATTAGCCGTATTCCCCGCCGCTACATTGCCTAGAGCCGTTGCGAAAATTCCTCCCACCGGGCCAACGATCGCCGTCGTTGCCAAAGCCCCCAGAACACAGCCACCACCAATCGTTAGTTTTACAAGCGATCGCCCGACACCCATAAATCAGTCCCTCAAGCCTGTCATTATTCGACAAGCATCTCTTATCGTCCTGGTAATGAGCGATCGCACCTCATCTGCTGTTGCCATTGAACTGGATCGATCCCCTCCAATCCGTTGTTAGTAGCGAGATGTTCCAATAGCTCAGACATCCTCTGCCCCCGTGTCTTTAGGATTGGATCGGTATCATTCTCCAAAACCGTAACATAGACCTGTAACCGTTCATTGCCAAGGTTAGGGCGATCGTCAATCCACTCTAAACACCCATCTTGCAAAAAAGCCTTAAACGTCCTTAACATTGTAATTTGCTCCCGCTTGTACCGTGGAAACTCAATTCAATACACATCAACTTTACTCTCTATCGTCCAAGGGTGGGTGTCGCCCAATTTCGTAATCGGCGGCTCGAATGGCCAGGATGCGTTCCCGATTCAAAGCTAGTGCTGCCACCGTTGCTCGTCCAGTGGGAGTCATGCCCATAATCCTTAAACAATCGTCAGACCAGCGAAAATGGTCCAGCCATCGATCCTGTCTGGGATTAAATAAAGCGACCGTTTGCCCTGATTCTGGATCGATCGCATCTTGATAGCGTCCTTTCCGACGATTGCAGTGAAAACAGGCCAGCGCCAAATTATTCAGATCGCTAGAACCGCCTTCTGCTAAAGGAATAATGTGATCGATGGTAAATTGTACATATTGCCACTGTTCTGAAGCATGACAATATTCACACAGCCCTTTGGCGCGTTGCCTAACCGTTGCTTGTATCTGTTCAGAAATCCAGGGACGAGCCATTTTATTTAACCTGGCGAATTAGGCGCAACTGCCAAATTATGAATCGTGCGATTGACAAAACTTAAATAATCATCAATTTCCTCATAGGCATCTAACTCCTGTTCTTCTAACTCAGTTAACGCTTCAAGTTGCTGTTTTTCCAGCAACATGAGAATCCGATTCTGCACGGTTGCCGATGCCCGAAAAATGGGGACACCGGATTCCAACTCAATTCGCACCGCCCCATCTAGGGGTAACGAATCAGGGAGATGATGAAGAGGAGGGAGAGAAGGATGAACTAGCATCAGGGTAAAAGGTTGGGTTTTTCTTATTTTAATCAGTCTGGGCAAAGAATCGCCGGATAAAGGTTTCCATTTCCTTCGCCTCAAAGGGTAAATTCCGATAGACATCAAACCCGGAAAAGGCATTTTGATCGGCTTCCCAGACATTCACCCGACAGGTAATAATCGCCCGTCCTAACCCCACCCACCCGGTTAATAACTGGGACACATGGGGCTGTTCAATCCGAGCAACCATTTCATCCAAGCCATCCATCAATAACCAGAGATGCTCTTTATGGTCTTGCAGAGATGTTATCGCCCCTGCAACTCCCGCCGACTTCAGCCATTTTTCCAGATAATCCACCAGAGTCGGTTCGGTAAATTGTGCCAACTCAATCCAAATCGGGATGCCGAGATGTTCTGCCAATATCCAATCGGCGATCGCCTGTAACCGCGTCGTTTTTCCTGACCCCGGTTCGCCAATCACCGCAATCCGTCGCCCCTGACTTTTCGGACTT contains the following coding sequences:
- a CDS encoding radical SAM protein, yielding MKIADEEVFVLKHSYNQGKCIIYAPLRSYLAQVPEEIGEVISSTEDTLLKATFIERLKNQPLLKMSDILDNLHNAVPELAIAITDNCTLRCVYCHASAGEKHKQASMSKEVVDAVLTSYFNFIGSPDVISVNFHGGGEPTYALPLLQYTIEKAKKIADSRGIKVGFAMPTNGFYGDEVRQFIVENFTSVSLSFDGPAFIQNRHRPLPNGNGSFQQVFETAKYFYNRQFPFAFRATVSSFSLPHLFEIIDLIAEEFPGRSIGIESLNPFGRALQPEVLNRYL
- a CDS encoding HNH endonuclease → MARPWISEQIQATVRQRAKGLCEYCHASEQWQYVQFTIDHIIPLAEGGSSDLNNLALACFHCNRRKGRYQDAIDPESGQTVALFNPRQDRWLDHFRWSDDCLRIMGMTPTGRATVAALALNRERILAIRAADYEIGRHPPLDDRE
- a CDS encoding NACHT domain-containing protein, which produces MTNSTPTPADALIAALHEPGREHLLDLVRNPLRLTLLCMTWDGSSLPETQAELYDRYLRKIYGWNQNWHELENHAERCGTTTTKLKQDLNQQLGELAKAALNLPQERFRLSQALVEQHLGQESDRTSLGYLALRLGWLNRVGRDGRGDAIFAFYHATFQEYFAALAVKDWDYFLPKDHVNCPVAGKRYRIFEPQWKQVILCWLGRGDVEDEEKEGFIRALVEFKDGVRDFYGYQAYRLAGTGINEFNVCFLADEIITPMGKWRFVDLNLKKQKWKDFLDLIEEAAIKANPETIRHLAISELIKVLEKWPNEYSRKEADHNLGQIDQGNQEAITPFVWADYLD
- a CDS encoding SPASM domain-containing protein; protein product: MVEPPDKEVFGRMIVEALKYAENKPVYVLNAASTEYDMIRPVFCSNVGIPNWTVSINGDVIACARDNAPDEFVFGYFNKDTQTIVLDQKKVANLRRMNVLNYPECTDCFCKYQCAGDCPDRRIDDKSDCNSIREIGRYVLSQKLVVDPINFKEN
- a CDS encoding AbrB/MazE/SpoVT family DNA-binding domain-containing protein yields the protein MSTVIRTRIVKIGNSQGVRIPKLLLEQSGIQTDVEIEVEGDHLTIRTARRLRNGWDQAFAAMAKEQDDVLLDRVNSTDWEQSEWEW
- a CDS encoding type II toxin-antitoxin system PemK/MazF family toxin; its protein translation is MGVVAKRFDVFLVNLDPTIGSEIQKTRPCVIISPDEMNRHIATVIIAPMTTKGKAYPTRISCQFQGKEGQIVLDQIRTIDKTRLVKKLGQISPDEQSGVLDTLAEMFSE
- a CDS encoding NACHT domain-containing protein; protein product: MGVGRSLVKLTIGGGCVLGALATTAIVGPVGGIFATALGNVAAGNTANALDALLDGGEGGVSLENQDLTKAVGKAIAAVITLAAKSQRGKTRQHLEKIAAQAKDNWVAIAQQELTQQCYPELREAQLDQFLTPQEYQLTQQGNLTPTEWGDIFIRLNMAACKGGGFPIPSEVRQQVADLLHTTFPKALRETLKEDFAKDGKAWAGLTLQLLTGMQAQLRQLQANTGAGNVGEFSQILQQFQELETQLRGSVTQQQEFFRDISRGIESGFAEVCQRLGVMETQITQLLQGLESTLESLVAEIRSHFDAANPHLSLAEWRPIAELMLANRQALTANPAFKRVDVYVPLALVERRQTQQRKPGQSLENPEQEREEERMTPIAEDEFFNQVLRQGKSPQSQGRRIAVIGEPGSGKTTRLQAIADWILAEHLGIPIWIELAQFTEPTLVDYLQEKWLKLAGVEGAIASLQDHKEHLWLLMDGLDEMVARIERPHVSQLLTGWVGLGRAIITCRVNVWEADQNAFSGFDVYRNLPFETDQMETFIRRFFAQSDREQ